The genomic window CTTCAGCACGTCCACGCCCGAGTCCAACGGCGGCGAGCCGAGGTGGAGCGCGGCCTGCGAGACCGGCGTGACGTCGCCGGTCAGCAGGATGCGCAGACCGGCGCTGCGCACGAGCAGCACGACGCTGGCGTCGTTCGGGTCCTCGCCGGCGGTGACCGACGCGGGCGCGAGGACCTCCGCGCTGCCGCCCGACCAGGTCCAGGTCGTCCCCGGGACGGCGACGACGGGCTCGATGCCGCGGGCGGCGACCCAGCCCGCGACCCGGCGCGCCTCCCCCGGCGGCTCGGCGAGCGGGCTGACGAGCAGCGTGCCGACGCTGCGACCGCGCAGCGCACCCGGCAGGCCCTCCACGTGGTCGGCGTGGTCGTGGGTGAGGACGAGCAGGGCGACCCGGTGCACCCCGAGCGTGCGCAGGCAGCGGTCGGCCGCAGCGGGGTCGGGACCCGTGTCCACGACGACCGCGGTCCCGGGCTCGCTGGTCGAGAGCACGAGGCCGTCCCCCTGCCCGACGTCGCAGGCCACGACGACCCAGCCCTCAGGCGGCCAGTGCGGCGCGGACAGCCGCAGCGCCAGCAGGGCGAGGACCGCGGCCAGGGCGGGCACGACGACGGGGCGCGCGAGCACCCGCGGCCCGGCCCACCAGCCGAGGGCGACGAGCACGGCCAGCCCGAGCGCCGCCGGCACGCCGGAGGGCCACGGCACGGCCCCGCCGGGGAGCCGGCTCGCCACCGCCGCGACGAGCACGACCAGCCCGGCCGGCACGGCGCCCAGCAGGGCGAGCACCCGGGCGACCGGCAGGCAGAGCGGTGCCACCAGGGCCGCGGCGACGCCGAGCAGCGTGGCGGGGGCGACGAGCGGGGCGACGAGGAGGTTCGCCGGGACCGCCACGAGGCTGACCTGCCCCGAGAGCAGCACGACCACGGGCACGGTCGCGAGGTGCGCCGCGACCGGCACCGCGAGCGCCTGCGCCGCCGGGAGCGGGAGCCCGCGCCGCCGCAGCGCCGCCGTGAGCGGGGGCGCGAGCAGGAGCAGCGCGGCCGTCGCCAGGACCGAGAGCGCGAAGCCGTAGGAGCGGGCCTGCCAGGGGTCGCCGACGACGAGGACGAGCACCGCGGCGGCGAGCGCCGGGAGCGGCGCCGTCGGCCTGCCCGCCGCCGTGCCGAGCAGCGCGACGACGCCCATCGCCGCCGCGCGCAGCACGCTCGGCTGCGGGCGCGCGAGGACGACGAACCCGGCGAGCGCGAGCAGCCCCAGCGCGGGGAGCCAGCGGCCGCGGACGCCGGCCCAGCGGCCGAGCAGCAGGGCCGCCCCCACGACGAACGCGACGTTGGCCCCGGACACGGCCACCAGGTGGGTCAGCCCCGCCGTCCGGAACTCCGCCCGCACGGCGTCGGGCAGCAGGCCGGTGTCGCCGTCGACGAGCCCCGGGAGCAGGCCGCGCGGCCCGCTCGGCAGCCCCGCCACCGCCCGGCGCAGGCCGGCGCGCAGGCTCCCCGCCCCGCGCTGCAGCAGCGAGGGCGGCCGCACGTGGTCCGGAGCGCCCGCGACCACGAGGGTCGCCGCGGCCCCCGAGCCCGGCTCGGCGGCGGTGAGGCGGCCGTGCGCGACGACGTGCTGGCTGGGCAGCAGGGCGGCCCACCGGGAGTCGCGGGCCAGCAGCTCGGCGGGGAGGCGGACGCGCCACCGCGTACCGCGTGCGGTGACGGCCTCGACCCGCACCGGGAGCGCCACCATCCCCTGGTCGGGCCGGCCCGGGCGCGGGCGTGCGGCGAGGACCACGGGGTCGCCGGTGACGACGACGTCCGCGGTCGCGCTCGCGCCGACCGCCGCGAGGGCGTGCACCGGGCCCGCGCGCAGCGGAGCGGCGCGGGCCAGTCCCACGCCCAGCCCGAGCGCCCCGGCGAGGGCGACCGCGCCGACGACCCTGGCCCGTGGCCCGGGACGGAGGACGACCGCACCGGCCAGCAGGAGGAGCAGGACCACCGCCGCCACGACCAGCCGCGCCGCCCCGACGAGGCCGCACCAGGCACCGGCCCACGCGCCCAGCGCCGGCAGCACGAGGCGCAGGTCGGCCGGCTCCGCGTGAGGAGCGCTCGCGGCGGGACGCGCCGGTGCAGCGCCCGTCACACCCGGACCCGCTTGCGCAGGTCGGCGAGCCGGGCGTCCCCGATCCCGCCGACCTCGCGCAGCTCGTCGACGCTGCTGAAGCGCCCGTGGGCGGTGCGCCAGTCGAGGATGCGCTGCGCCAGCACGGGGCCGACGCCGGGCAGGCCGTCGAGGTCCCCCGCCGTGGCGGCGTTGAGGTCGAGCAGACCGCCCGCACCCGTGCCCGTCGCGCTCCCAGCGGCGGTGCCCCCGGCCGCCGGCGGCGGCTGCGCCGCGCTCGGCGCGAGCACCTCCCCCACCGCCGGGACCACCAGCTGCTCGCCGTCGACGAGCGGACGGGCGAGGTCGAGCTGGCGGAGGTCCGCGCGCGGGGCGGCACCCCCGGCGAGCTCGACGGCGTCGGTGACCCGCGAGCCGGCCGGCAGCCGCACCACCCCCGCACGGCGGACGCGTCCCTCCACGTCCACGACGACCTCCGCAGCCGCGGCCGACGGGGGTGCCGCGGCACCGGTGCCGGTGACCACGGCCGCGCTGCTCGACGGGCGGGCGGCCGCCGCAGCAGCAGGAGGGGCGAGCTCGGCGTGCGGGCGCTGGAGCAGCCAGGCCAGGGCGACGCCCAGGGCCGCCGCAGCCGCGAGGGCGGCGCACGCGAGCAGCGCGGGGCGCGACATCGCGGTCTCGGCCCGGTGCCGGGCGAGCAGCGCGCCCCCCGCCGCTCGCGGCGGCGCCGGCGCGGGCACCGGGAGGCCGCCGTCGACCGGGGACGGGTCCGCCGGCTCCTCCGCGAGCCAGCCCGTCCCGTCGTCGGGGACCCAGGGCCGCCCCTCCTGGACCGGCACGTCCGGCCCGAGGGTCGCGACAGGCAGCGTCAGCGCCCGCAGCCGGCGGACCGCGGGACCCCGGTCGGTGCTCGGGCCGCCGGGCGGGGAGTCGTCGGACCAGGAGGACCAGGAGTGCCTGGCGGAGGGGGGCGCCACGACCGCGACGCTAGGCAGCGGGGCGCGCCGCCGCGTACGGCGACGTCCCCCTGGGGACAAGCTCTCCCCGGCGCGCAGCCACTCCCTGTGGACGGACGCGCCGCGGTCAGCCGGGCAGCTGGTCGAGCAGCTCGCGAGGCAGGCCGCCCACGGCCACGCCGAGGACGCCGGGGCCGGCGTGGGCGCCCACCACGGGCCCGATCTCCCGGACCTCCGGGCGCAGGCCACCGGCCCGCAGCTCGGCGGCGAGCTCCTCCGCCGCCGACTGGGCTCCCAGGTGCTGGACCCCCGCCACGACCTCGCGACCGCGGCCGCGGAGCAGGGCCGCGTGCCCGAGGGCCCGGTGCACCATCCGCTCGCGGGCGCGGGCCGTGGTGCGGACGCGCTCGAGCAGCTCCACCCGGCCACCGGTGACGTGCAGGACCGGGCGCACCGCGAGCGCCGTGCCGGCGACCGCCTGGCCGGTCGTGATCCGTCCGCCGCGGCGCAGGTGCTCGAGGCTCGGCACGACGAAGGCGAGCCGCGTCTCCCCCGCGACCCGCAGGACCGTCCGCGCCACCGCCTCCGCGTCGAGCCCGGCAGCGGCGGCCGCGACCCCGGCGGCGACCGACCAGCCGAGCGGCAGGCCCACCGTGCCGGCGTCGAGCACGTGCACCGGCACGGACGCGTCCTCCGCGCCCTGCCGCGCGGCGAGCACGGTGCTCGACAGCGACTCCGGCAGGTGCACGGAGACGACCGCCTCGGCGCCCAGCGCTGCGGCCGCGGCGTACGCGGTGCGCAGCGCGCGCGGCGACGGCGCGGCCGTGCTGACGGAGTGCTTGCCCTGCAGCAGCTCCGGCAGCCGGTCGGCGTCGAGCTCGGAGGGCGAGCCGTCGACGACGAGCGTCACCGGCACCGTCGTCAGCCAGCCCTCCGGCACACCGCCGAGCAGGGCCGGGAGCGTCGCGGTGCCGTCCGTGACCAGCGCGACGGTGCGCACCGGCTCAGGCAGGGACGATGTTGACGAGCTTGGGCGCGCGCACGATGACCGTACGGATCCCCCGCTCCCCGAGCGAGCGCCGGACCCCCTCGGAGGCGAGCGCCAGCTCGCGCAGCGCGTCCTCGCCGATGTCCGGGGCGACGTCGAGCCGGTCGCGCACCTTGCCCGCGACCTGCACCACGCACACGACCGTCTCCTCAGCGAGCAGCGCGGGGTCGGCCACCGGGAAGGGCTCGTGCGCAAGCGATCCTGCGTGCCCGAGGCGGGACCACAGCTCCTCGGCGACGTGGGGGGCGAGCGGCGCGAGCAGCAGCACGAGCGGCTCGACCACGGAGCGCGGCGGGGTCCCTCCGCGCTTGGTCACCGCGTTGTTCAGCTCGATGAGCTTCGCGACCGCGGTGTTGAAGCGCAGCGCCTCGAAGTCCGCGCGCACGCCCTCGATCGTGCGGTGCAGCACGCGGAGAAGCTCGGTGTCGGGCTCGACGTCGCCGACGACCAGCTCGCCGGTCTCCTCGGAGACGACATTGCGCCAGAGCCGCTGCAGGAAGCGGAAGGAGCCGACGACCGCGCGCGTCTCCCACGGGCGCGACACCTCGAGCGGGCCCATGCTCATCTCGTAGAGGCGCAGGGTGTCCGCGCCGTACTCCGCGGCCATCTCGTCCGGCGTCACGCTGTTCTTCAGCGACTTGCCCATCTTGCCGTACTCGCGCTGCACCGGCTCGCCCTGCCAGGTCCAGCCGCCGTCGGCCTCCTCGACCTCGGCGGCGGGGACGTAGACCCCGCGCGCGTCGGTGTAGGCGTAGGCCTGGATGTAGCCCTGGTTGAAGAGCTTGTGGTACGGCTCGGAGCTCGAGACGTAGCCCAGGTCGTGCAGCACCTTGTGCCAGAACCTGCTGTACAGCAGGTGGAGCACGGCGTGCTCGACGCCGCCGACGTAGAGGTCGACCCCGCCCGTCGCGCCCTCGGCACGGGGGCCCATCCAGTAGCGCTCGTTCTCGGGCTCCACCAGGCGCTGCTCGTCGACGGGGTCGATGTAGCGCAGGTGGTACCAGCACGAGCCCGCCCAGTTGGGCATGGTGTTGGTGTCGCGCCGGTACTTCTTCGGCCCGTCGCCGAGGTCGAGGGTGACCTCGACCCACTCGGGGTTGCGCCCGAGCGGCGCCTCGGGGTCGCTCTGCGCGTCGTCGGGGTCGAAGGTCCGCGGCGAGTAGTCCGACACCTCGGGCAGCGTCACCGGCAGCATCGACTCGGGCAGCGGCACGACACGGCCGTCCTCGTCGTAGACCACCGGGAAGGGCTCGCCCCAGTAGCGCTGGCGGCTGAACAGCCAGTCCCGCAGCTTGTACGTCGTGGTGCCCGACCCGGCGCCGAGCTCCTCGAGCCGGGCGATGGCGGCGGCCTTGGCCTCGGTCCGGCCCAGCCCGTCGAGGAAGCCGGAGTTGATCGTCGCGCCGTCGCCGGTGTAGGCGGAGTCGTCGGCGAAGCCCTCCGGCGGCTGCACGGTGCGGACCACGGGGAGGCCGAACGCCTGCGCGAAGTCCCAGTCGCGCTGGTCCTCCGCGGGCACGGCCATGATGGCGCCAGTGCCGTAGCCCGCCAGCACGT from Motilibacter rhizosphaerae includes these protein-coding regions:
- a CDS encoding ComEC/Rec2 family competence protein; translation: MTGAAPARPAASAPHAEPADLRLVLPALGAWAGAWCGLVGAARLVVAAVVLLLLLAGAVVLRPGPRARVVGAVALAGALGLGVGLARAAPLRAGPVHALAAVGASATADVVVTGDPVVLAARPRPGRPDQGMVALPVRVEAVTARGTRWRVRLPAELLARDSRWAALLPSQHVVAHGRLTAAEPGSGAAATLVVAGAPDHVRPPSLLQRGAGSLRAGLRRAVAGLPSGPRGLLPGLVDGDTGLLPDAVRAEFRTAGLTHLVAVSGANVAFVVGAALLLGRWAGVRGRWLPALGLLALAGFVVLARPQPSVLRAAAMGVVALLGTAAGRPTAPLPALAAAVLVLVVGDPWQARSYGFALSVLATAALLLLAPPLTAALRRRGLPLPAAQALAVPVAAHLATVPVVVLLSGQVSLVAVPANLLVAPLVAPATLLGVAAALVAPLCLPVARVLALLGAVPAGLVVLVAAVASRLPGGAVPWPSGVPAALGLAVLVALGWWAGPRVLARPVVVPALAAVLALLALRLSAPHWPPEGWVVVACDVGQGDGLVLSTSEPGTAVVVDTGPDPAAADRCLRTLGVHRVALLVLTHDHADHVEGLPGALRGRSVGTLLVSPLAEPPGEARRVAGWVAARGIEPVVAVPGTTWTWSGGSAEVLAPASVTAGEDPNDASVVLLVRSAGLRILLTGDVTPVSQAALHLGSPPLDSGVDVLKVPHHGSVHQDPGFLTGLRPRVALVSVGKSNDYGHPAPATLDLLRGAGAVVGRTDDDGDLAVLATPAGPALVRRR
- a CDS encoding helix-hairpin-helix domain-containing protein, translated to MAPPSARHSWSSWSDDSPPGGPSTDRGPAVRRLRALTLPVATLGPDVPVQEGRPWVPDDGTGWLAEEPADPSPVDGGLPVPAPAPPRAAGGALLARHRAETAMSRPALLACAALAAAAALGVALAWLLQRPHAELAPPAAAAAARPSSSAAVVTGTGAAAPPSAAAAEVVVDVEGRVRRAGVVRLPAGSRVTDAVELAGGAAPRADLRQLDLARPLVDGEQLVVPAVGEVLAPSAAQPPPAAGGTAAGSATGTGAGGLLDLNAATAGDLDGLPGVGPVLAQRILDWRTAHGRFSSVDELREVGGIGDARLADLRKRVRV
- a CDS encoding DegV family protein yields the protein MRTVALVTDGTATLPALLGGVPEGWLTTVPVTLVVDGSPSELDADRLPELLQGKHSVSTAAPSPRALRTAYAAAAALGAEAVVSVHLPESLSSTVLAARQGAEDASVPVHVLDAGTVGLPLGWSVAAGVAAAAAGLDAEAVARTVLRVAGETRLAFVVPSLEHLRRGGRITTGQAVAGTALAVRPVLHVTGGRVELLERVRTTARARERMVHRALGHAALLRGRGREVVAGVQHLGAQSAAEELAAELRAGGLRPEVREIGPVVGAHAGPGVLGVAVGGLPRELLDQLPG
- the leuS gene encoding leucine--tRNA ligase, coding for MTTASADPRVDDDAAPAHRYTAALAGDLERRWQERWTAEGTFEAPNPVGALAGPVDDRPKRFVMDMFPYPSGSGIHVGHPLGYIATDVFARYSRMTGYNVLHTLGFDAFGLPAEQYAVQTGQHPRVTTEGNIATMRVQLGRLGLGHDARRSISTIDPDYYRWTQWIFLQVHASWYDREAGRARPIAELEAAYASGERPTPDGRAWSELTGDERAELLDQERLAYRSNAPVNWCPGLGTVLANEEVTADGRSERGNFPVFKRNLRQWMMRITAYADRLVDDLDRLDWPEPVKLMQRNWIGRSNGAHVDFSLSASASSVRVFTTRPDTLFGATYVVLAPEHELVDTITAAAWPEGVDERWTGGAATPAEAVEAYRARAAAKSEEERTADSREKTGVFTGAYAVNPLSGKEIPVFIADYVLAGYGTGAIMAVPAEDQRDWDFAQAFGLPVVRTVQPPEGFADDSAYTGDGATINSGFLDGLGRTEAKAAAIARLEELGAGSGTTTYKLRDWLFSRQRYWGEPFPVVYDEDGRVVPLPESMLPVTLPEVSDYSPRTFDPDDAQSDPEAPLGRNPEWVEVTLDLGDGPKKYRRDTNTMPNWAGSCWYHLRYIDPVDEQRLVEPENERYWMGPRAEGATGGVDLYVGGVEHAVLHLLYSRFWHKVLHDLGYVSSSEPYHKLFNQGYIQAYAYTDARGVYVPAAEVEEADGGWTWQGEPVQREYGKMGKSLKNSVTPDEMAAEYGADTLRLYEMSMGPLEVSRPWETRAVVGSFRFLQRLWRNVVSEETGELVVGDVEPDTELLRVLHRTIEGVRADFEALRFNTAVAKLIELNNAVTKRGGTPPRSVVEPLVLLLAPLAPHVAEELWSRLGHAGSLAHEPFPVADPALLAEETVVCVVQVAGKVRDRLDVAPDIGEDALRELALASEGVRRSLGERGIRTVIVRAPKLVNIVPA